From the genome of bacterium, one region includes:
- a CDS encoding BrnT family toxin produces MELEFDPVKSDSNQKKHGIDFYEARSLWDDTDLIEVPIKTSDEASCLVIGKILGRHWSGIITYRGEKTRIISVRCSRKEEVDLYES; encoded by the coding sequence ATGGAATTGGAATTCGACCCAGTCAAGAGCGATAGCAACCAGAAGAAACATGGGATCGACTTCTACGAAGCCCGGTCCCTTTGGGATGACACTGATTTAATTGAGGTTCCTATAAAAACGAGCGACGAGGCAAGTTGCTTGGTGATCGGGAAGATTCTAGGAAGGCACTGGTCAGGAATTATTACGTATAGGGGCGAGAAGACGAGGATTATTTCCGTGCGATGTTCTCGGAAGGAGGAGGTTGATCTTTATGAAAGCTGA
- a CDS encoding glycosyltransferase family 2 protein codes for MSQCPSVCAIVVRYASDSPLEACVASLKQSSVPPDEVCIIDNRPSDGLVARVKQRFPDVAVYPQEHNIGFAAGCNEGVRRTKSDLIFIVNDDTNVDADCVRRLVAAFQRYPRLGACQPKILSAQDPSCFEYAGSSGGFLDMFGVPFLRGRIIDTVEKDRGQYDEEREVFWASGAALMLRRSVLDVVGLFDEAFFAHQEEIDLCWRMHIMGFSVRAVPQAIAYHIGGGTLPYSSPLKTFYNYRNSWRLMVKNFCLWPLVIVLPSRLLLDLGTIFYFFAKGRPRHAFALAKALICALASLRSTLRARARVQSVRKMSESGLHDLIYRRPLLIDYFFWRKRTFSQLHFPQSDLLIEGTSGKNRH; via the coding sequence ATGAGCCAGTGCCCGAGCGTCTGCGCGATCGTCGTCCGGTATGCCTCGGACTCTCCCCTTGAGGCGTGCGTCGCCTCGTTGAAGCAATCGAGCGTGCCGCCTGACGAGGTCTGTATTATTGATAACAGACCTTCTGATGGTCTTGTCGCTCGCGTTAAGCAGAGGTTCCCCGACGTGGCCGTGTATCCCCAGGAGCACAACATAGGCTTTGCGGCCGGCTGCAACGAGGGCGTCCGGCGGACGAAGTCCGACCTGATATTCATAGTCAACGACGATACAAACGTTGATGCGGACTGTGTCAGGCGTCTTGTCGCCGCGTTCCAGAGGTATCCGCGGCTCGGGGCATGCCAGCCGAAGATACTCTCCGCGCAAGACCCCAGCTGCTTCGAGTATGCTGGCTCGTCGGGCGGGTTCCTGGACATGTTCGGCGTGCCATTCTTGAGGGGACGAATTATCGACACGGTCGAAAAGGACCGGGGTCAATACGACGAGGAGCGCGAGGTCTTCTGGGCCTCAGGCGCGGCCTTGATGCTAAGGCGATCGGTGCTTGATGTCGTCGGCCTCTTTGACGAGGCGTTCTTCGCGCATCAGGAGGAGATCGACCTTTGCTGGCGGATGCATATTATGGGCTTTTCTGTGAGAGCTGTGCCCCAAGCGATAGCCTATCACATTGGCGGTGGGACGCTTCCGTACTCCAGCCCTCTCAAGACGTTCTATAACTACCGAAACAGCTGGAGACTAATGGTGAAGAACTTCTGCCTGTGGCCGCTGGTCATAGTCCTGCCGTCGAGGCTTCTTCTGGACCTGGGGACCATTTTTTACTTCTTCGCCAAGGGCAGGCCCCGGCACGCATTTGCCCTGGCCAAGGCACTTATCTGCGCGCTCGCCTCGCTCCGGTCAACGCTTCGCGCCAGGGCCCGGGTTCAGTCGGTTCGCAAGATGAGCGAGAGCGGACTGCACGACTTGATCTACCGCCGGCCGCTGCTAATCGATTATTTCTTCTGGCGCAAGCGAACGTTCTCACAGCTGCACTTTCCTCAAAGCGACCTTTTGATAGAAGGGACATCGGGTAAAAACAGGCATTGA
- a CDS encoding CopG family antitoxin, whose product MKADELDKRFDEGKDVSEYLDLSKARRPGQEQKRVNVDFPIWMIRLLDKEAKRLGVTRQSVIKIWLAERLEKAI is encoded by the coding sequence ATGAAAGCTGATGAACTTGATAAGCGATTTGATGAAGGCAAGGATGTTTCTGAATACCTCGATTTGTCAAAAGCGAGGAGACCTGGACAAGAACAGAAAAGGGTAAATGTCGATTTCCCTATATGGATGATCCGCCTATTGGATAAGGAGGCAAAGCGTCTGGGTGTGACTCGACAATCAGTCATCAAGATCTGGTTAGCGGAGCGATTAGAAAAGGCGATTTAG
- a CDS encoding DUF4282 domain-containing protein, producing MNQHRGFFGALFDLSFSELITTRVIKFLFVLAIIGSAIASIFYIGVAFAHSTGAGVLVLIISPLIFIVYVTVARIWLEVLIVVFRISEDVKRIANKDAGEA from the coding sequence ATGAATCAACACCGTGGGTTCTTTGGGGCGCTTTTTGACCTTTCATTCTCGGAGCTGATTACGACCAGAGTAATCAAGTTCCTATTTGTGCTCGCGATTATTGGCTCAGCAATTGCATCGATCTTTTACATCGGGGTGGCGTTCGCGCACTCAACCGGCGCAGGCGTTTTGGTGCTGATCATCTCGCCGTTGATTTTCATCGTTTACGTGACAGTTGCGCGGATATGGCTTGAGGTGCTCATTGTCGTGTTCCGGATATCGGAGGACGTGAAGAGGATCGCCAACAAGGACGCGGGCGAAGCGTAG